The Parachlamydia acanthamoebae genome has a window encoding:
- a CDS encoding LIC_10091 family protein, with protein sequence MSPLSSINKCLNFICFPWKNKKCTGKKIAGWIAFFSIGWIYHPLKATKRCYKKIKTLDKSFTIWQKVFSQDSITKTLASFNNPHVADQIYGIYITTNETNLATIYQKLRAHPRPNHGAKTIHIGCAAWYNFDMMVQRNSNYGLIIDFNPQNAKFIEKTMEIIQSSGTREIFKQKMIHYLNSLHGKQRELFFHEDQQGLPTDRIEKELSREGSWLENEKSYLFIQKLVSRGAIIPITEDLSHYETFAKIRNTLDRHDIVIDTLYLSNVSNFIAEDQKASFTKSVKQLLNKEALFINCPKFLYRSTGHVKTLQQQAYLGKEILENSCETTKLFEYIL encoded by the coding sequence ATGTCACCTCTTAGCTCCATCAATAAATGTCTGAACTTTATTTGCTTTCCATGGAAAAACAAAAAATGTACAGGCAAAAAAATAGCTGGATGGATTGCTTTTTTCTCCATTGGGTGGATATACCATCCTTTAAAAGCGACAAAAAGATGCTATAAAAAAATCAAAACCCTCGATAAATCTTTTACAATATGGCAAAAAGTATTTTCACAGGATTCGATAACGAAAACATTAGCATCTTTTAATAATCCCCATGTAGCCGATCAAATTTATGGCATTTATATCACAACCAATGAAACTAACTTAGCAACGATCTATCAAAAGTTAAGAGCACATCCACGACCTAATCATGGGGCTAAAACCATCCACATAGGTTGTGCAGCATGGTATAATTTTGATATGATGGTCCAAAGAAACTCAAACTATGGATTGATTATTGATTTTAACCCACAAAATGCCAAATTTATTGAGAAAACAATGGAGATCATCCAGTCATCAGGGACCCGGGAAATCTTTAAGCAGAAAATGATTCATTACTTGAATTCCTTGCATGGAAAACAGAGAGAATTATTTTTTCATGAAGATCAACAAGGTTTGCCTACTGATCGGATAGAAAAAGAGTTGTCTCGTGAAGGCAGTTGGCTTGAAAATGAAAAATCCTACCTCTTTATTCAAAAGCTTGTGTCGAGAGGAGCCATTATTCCTATTACAGAAGATCTTTCTCATTATGAAACATTTGCTAAAATAAGAAACACCTTAGATCGTCATGATATTGTGATAGATACTCTTTACCTAAGTAATGTAAGCAATTTTATTGCTGAAGATCAAAAAGCATCTTTCACAAAGTCTGTTAAACAGCTGTTGAACAAAGAAGCTCTATTTATCAATTGTCCAAAATTCCTTTATAGGTCTACAGGACATGTGAAAACGTTACAGCAACAAGCTTATCTTGGAAAAGAAATTCTTGAAAATTCTTGTGAGACAACAAAATTATTTGAATATATTTTATAG